In Candidatus Cloacimonadaceae bacterium, the following proteins share a genomic window:
- a CDS encoding Nif3-like dinuclear metal center hexameric protein gives MEHIETFAPLSLALDWDNVGLMVGDPKREVKKTLIALDITQRAVEYAIETGADLILSHHPLIFQALKKITDPLLLKLIERQIAAVCLHTNLDVAPYGVSHALAEKLDFEILDHLSMESGGKWFHLCVSVSSEHGKAILKAASTAGAGRIGAYDSCSTKMSVQGSFRPLKGSNPYLGKAGELSRTREVLIEFMVDEGALQSVLAAIKQVHPFETPLLYYFPVTNSNPAQGLGLLCKAKAPMTLAQLARHTKQRLGCPDLNIWNAGKSLEMTVDRIAICGGAGNSLIKDAARKAEVLISGDISYHNLLDSPIPIIDAGHFYTEFPVLEYLAGQLSHIDIACEILPIEKHDLPLKQTRI, from the coding sequence ATGGAACATATCGAGACTTTCGCGCCTCTCTCTCTGGCGCTGGATTGGGACAACGTGGGATTGATGGTTGGGGATCCGAAACGCGAGGTGAAAAAAACGCTGATCGCTCTGGATATCACTCAACGCGCCGTGGAGTATGCGATTGAAACCGGCGCCGATCTGATCCTATCGCATCATCCGCTCATCTTTCAAGCACTTAAAAAGATCACTGATCCCCTGCTGCTAAAATTGATCGAGCGACAGATCGCCGCCGTCTGCCTCCACACCAATCTCGATGTGGCGCCTTATGGAGTATCCCACGCGTTGGCGGAAAAGCTGGATTTTGAGATATTGGATCATCTGAGTATGGAAAGCGGCGGCAAGTGGTTTCACCTCTGCGTGAGCGTTTCTTCCGAGCATGGCAAAGCAATCCTCAAAGCGGCTTCCACTGCTGGCGCGGGAAGAATCGGGGCTTATGATTCCTGCTCCACGAAGATGTCCGTCCAAGGCAGTTTTCGTCCTCTGAAAGGCTCCAATCCCTATCTCGGAAAAGCGGGAGAGCTGAGCCGGACGCGTGAGGTATTAATCGAATTTATGGTGGACGAAGGCGCACTGCAGTCTGTCCTTGCCGCCATCAAACAAGTCCATCCCTTTGAAACGCCCCTGCTCTACTATTTCCCGGTGACAAATTCCAACCCCGCCCAGGGCTTGGGCTTACTCTGCAAAGCGAAGGCTCCCATGACTTTGGCACAACTCGCGAGGCATACAAAGCAGCGTCTTGGCTGTCCCGATCTGAATATCTGGAACGCGGGAAAAAGCCTGGAAATGACGGTTGACCGCATCGCCATCTGCGGCGGAGCGGGAAATTCCTTGATCAAAGATGCCGCGCGCAAGGCGGAGGTCTTGATCAGCGGGGACATCAGCTATCACAATCTTTTGGACAGCCCCATCCCGATTATCGATGCCGGACATTTTTACACCGAGTTTCCGGTGCTGGAGTATCTTGCCGGGCAACTTTCCCACATCGACATAGCTTGCGAAATCCTGCCGATTGAAAAGCACGATCTTCCCTTGAAGCAGACGCGGATTTGA
- a CDS encoding beta-eliminating lyase-related protein, whose protein sequence is MFPVSFGSDNHSGVHYSVFSAMQQANTGFCPAYGDDPLTEEVLAAIVRLFGGDCDAWFMLTGTGANVLSIQSLMKSYHAVACAATSHINVDECGAVQKFTQARLQPIPTPDGKLTPDLIKPRLIGNRDQHHSQFRVLSITQSTEYGTLYSIDEIKALADFAHANDMYLHIDGARLANAAAALNCGLKEMTKDAGADIVSFGGTKNGLLFGEAVISFQPRITHDMRFYRKQCSQLFSKMRFIAAQYQAYLDQELWRRNALAANNMTRLLADRLSEIPPVKITQEVVVNSLFVILPHYMILPLQEKYHFYTWDEAIDEVRLMCNFNTLPEHIDDFIATLKRIL, encoded by the coding sequence ATGTTTCCTGTCAGTTTTGGCAGCGACAATCACAGCGGAGTGCATTATTCCGTCTTTTCCGCGATGCAACAGGCAAATACCGGTTTTTGTCCCGCCTATGGAGACGATCCTTTGACCGAGGAAGTCCTTGCCGCAATCGTTCGTCTCTTCGGTGGCGATTGTGACGCCTGGTTCATGCTCACCGGAACGGGCGCGAACGTCCTTTCCATCCAGTCTTTGATGAAGTCCTACCACGCCGTCGCCTGCGCCGCCACTTCGCATATCAATGTGGATGAATGCGGCGCCGTGCAAAAGTTTACCCAAGCGCGCCTGCAACCAATTCCAACGCCGGATGGGAAACTCACTCCCGATTTGATCAAACCCCGTCTGATCGGCAACCGGGATCAGCACCATTCCCAGTTTCGCGTCCTTTCCATCACCCAAAGCACCGAATACGGAACGCTTTACAGCATCGACGAGATCAAAGCTCTGGCGGATTTTGCCCACGCCAACGACATGTATCTGCACATCGACGGAGCGCGTTTGGCAAACGCAGCGGCGGCACTAAATTGCGGTCTCAAAGAAATGACCAAAGACGCGGGAGCGGACATTGTCAGCTTTGGCGGAACCAAAAACGGACTCCTGTTCGGCGAGGCAGTGATCAGTTTTCAGCCGCGCATCACTCACGACATGAGATTTTATCGCAAACAATGCAGCCAACTTTTCAGCAAAATGCGCTTCATCGCCGCACAATATCAGGCATATCTTGATCAAGAGCTATGGCGCCGTAATGCCTTGGCGGCAAATAATATGACACGCCTCTTGGCAGATAGATTGAGCGAAATCCCGCCGGTGAAGATCACCCAGGAAGTGGTCGTCAATTCCCTATTCGTAATCCTGCCGCATTATATGATTCTTCCTCTTCAGGAAAAATACCATTTCTACACTTGGGACGAAGCCATCGACGAAGTGCGCCTGATGTGCAATTTCAACACGCTCCCCGAACATATCGACGACTTTATAGCCACGCTGAAGAGGATCCTGTAA
- a CDS encoding ATP-binding protein: MRFARAGLRTWILLLYIVISIGGFALLNNVFQSMQHKLKEDIGRLELVGELRDLKIANPEDSLAINRIADTFSQAKGSLSLTLSQTRINSALILLTVIVFSTLIFIIVLSRISKPLRELKEATEQIRRGNFSVHLPETGIHEMKLLKNSFNVMSRELEAVQIRLLVAEKEMIWKDLSRILAHEIKNPLTPIQLSIQRLEERFADDPERINQILPEAIDIINQELENLRLLAQDFSSFAKIVQPHKETFNPADSIREICKSYMADYNIILELETDHLISFDKTHFYQIITNILQNAIDASQPEHPISIILNREKSFAVINIKDQGAGIAVEDLHRIFEPYFSRKNKGTGLGLALVKRLCEANGAIVRAKSKPAMGSEFHLIIEKVNT, encoded by the coding sequence ATGCGTTTTGCCAGAGCTGGCTTGAGAACCTGGATCCTCTTGCTCTACATCGTCATCTCCATCGGCGGATTCGCGCTTTTGAACAATGTATTTCAATCCATGCAGCACAAGCTCAAAGAGGATATCGGCAGGCTCGAACTGGTTGGAGAACTTCGCGATCTCAAAATCGCCAATCCTGAAGATTCGCTTGCCATCAACCGCATCGCGGACACCTTCTCTCAGGCGAAGGGAAGCCTCAGCCTGACCCTTTCTCAGACGCGGATAAACAGCGCCCTCATCCTGCTGACGGTGATCGTCTTTTCCACTCTGATCTTCATCATCGTGCTTTCCCGCATCAGCAAACCCCTGCGCGAGCTGAAGGAAGCCACCGAACAGATCCGCAGGGGCAATTTCTCCGTGCATCTTCCCGAAACCGGCATCCATGAAATGAAACTGCTCAAAAACTCCTTCAATGTGATGTCCCGCGAGTTGGAGGCAGTGCAAATACGCTTACTCGTGGCGGAAAAAGAGATGATCTGGAAAGATCTTTCCCGCATCCTCGCCCACGAGATCAAAAACCCCCTCACTCCAATCCAACTCAGCATCCAGCGCCTCGAAGAGCGGTTCGCGGACGATCCTGAAAGAATTAATCAAATCCTCCCCGAGGCGATCGACATCATCAATCAGGAATTGGAGAATCTCCGCCTCCTGGCACAGGATTTTTCCAGCTTTGCCAAGATCGTCCAACCCCACAAGGAAACCTTCAACCCAGCGGACAGCATCCGCGAAATCTGCAAATCCTATATGGCGGATTATAACATCATCCTCGAACTTGAGACGGATCACCTCATCAGCTTCGATAAAACCCATTTTTACCAGATAATTACGAACATTTTGCAAAACGCCATCGACGCTTCCCAACCGGAGCATCCGATCAGCATTATTCTCAACCGGGAAAAGTCCTTTGCCGTCATCAACATCAAAGATCAGGGCGCCGGCATCGCTGTGGAAGACCTGCACCGCATCTTCGAACCCTATTTCTCACGCAAGAACAAAGGCACCGGACTCGGACTGGCTTTGGTCAAAAGACTCTGCGAAGCCAATGGAGCAATCGTTCGCGCCAAGAGCAAACCTGCCATGGGTAGCGAATTCCACCTCATCATCGAAAAGGTAAACACATGA
- a CDS encoding sigma-54 dependent transcriptional regulator, with translation MKIFIIDDEKNICRSLMDILEDEGYQVKTCNTGREGLLTFEEFEPHAVILDVKLPDISGIEILGRIKKSDPSVPVIMISGNSNISDAVKAIKIGAFDFLEKPLSLPKVKITIKKALEFQALNRQMLSLQEQYLLDWAMIGESAAMQELKIIIAKIAPSNAKILIQGESGTGKELVARLIHAHSERVQKPFVKFNSAAIPRELVESELFGYERGAFTGADKRKKGKLEEADGGSLFLDEIGDMDLAAQAKILRVIQEGEFERVGGNETRRIDVRVIAATNKDLPGMVSTGAFREDLFYRLNVVPVFTPPLRDRKDDIPLILNHFSRIIAGELKVKEKTFNPKTIELLQKPDYPGNVRELRNIIERIYLLCDSKTPDPSDINALLFAGVNSSSPGNDPFWNQPASFADKKREFELRYLGAQLRLHKGSVSKTAAALELQQSNLSRKLHELGILQ, from the coding sequence ATGAAAATATTCATCATAGACGACGAAAAGAACATCTGCCGCAGCCTCATGGACATCCTCGAGGACGAAGGCTATCAGGTCAAAACCTGCAACACCGGAAGGGAAGGACTGCTCACTTTTGAAGAATTTGAACCCCATGCCGTGATCCTTGACGTCAAACTTCCGGACATCAGCGGCATCGAAATCCTCGGCAGGATCAAGAAAAGCGATCCCTCCGTCCCAGTGATCATGATCTCCGGAAACAGCAATATCAGCGATGCCGTCAAGGCGATCAAGATCGGCGCCTTCGACTTTTTGGAGAAACCACTCAGCCTTCCCAAGGTCAAGATCACAATCAAGAAAGCGCTCGAATTCCAAGCCCTCAACCGGCAAATGCTCAGCCTCCAGGAACAGTATCTTCTGGATTGGGCGATGATCGGCGAAAGCGCTGCCATGCAAGAGCTTAAGATCATCATTGCCAAGATCGCGCCCAGCAATGCCAAGATCCTCATTCAAGGCGAAAGCGGCACTGGAAAAGAACTCGTCGCCCGTCTCATTCATGCCCACAGTGAACGCGTGCAAAAACCATTTGTCAAGTTCAATTCCGCCGCCATCCCCAGAGAGCTTGTGGAAAGCGAACTCTTTGGCTATGAACGCGGCGCCTTCACCGGAGCCGACAAACGCAAGAAAGGCAAGCTCGAGGAAGCCGATGGCGGCAGCCTCTTCCTCGATGAGATCGGCGATATGGATTTGGCTGCGCAGGCAAAAATCCTGAGAGTGATCCAGGAAGGCGAATTTGAACGCGTGGGCGGAAACGAAACGAGGCGTATCGACGTGCGCGTCATTGCCGCCACCAATAAAGACCTGCCTGGCATGGTGTCCACAGGTGCATTTCGAGAAGACCTTTTTTACCGCCTGAACGTGGTGCCGGTTTTCACTCCTCCGCTGCGCGACCGCAAGGACGATATCCCCTTGATCCTCAATCACTTCTCCCGCATCATCGCCGGAGAGCTCAAGGTGAAGGAAAAGACATTCAACCCCAAAACAATCGAACTCCTCCAAAAACCAGATTATCCGGGCAACGTGCGCGAGCTCCGAAACATCATCGAACGCATCTATCTCCTCTGCGATAGTAAAACTCCCGATCCTTCAGATATCAACGCACTGCTCTTTGCCGGCGTAAACTCATCCTCCCCCGGAAACGACCCGTTCTGGAATCAACCCGCATCTTTCGCGGATAAAAAACGCGAATTCGAGCTCCGCTACCTCGGTGCCCAACTCAGACTCCACAAAGGCAGCGTTTCCAAAACCGCCGCAGCGCTCGAGCTCCAGCAAAGCAATCTCTCACGAAAACTCCATGAACTCGGTATCCTGCAATGA
- a CDS encoding DpnII family type II restriction endonuclease produces MPKKDPRIAVVENKNTYFYYNPTFEQHNEANITALRETLVILHKNLKGKEKKEDIIVIFEDLLRTKEYGLKALQALTGVSNELFLRIITLIRIVNDKELNDLTYKKSWCTKEEVDEIIEWKTDRVKSMLKTNTHFVKGVIRLFFEGASTPYLAKTLPLFELQKFKMGKLNFDLEQLLDTIVRYKEKGSYSGKKDNNPEQLLERLLDSMSISFEKGDLTDIVIDSPFTKRRMDFIIPDKNAPRLIVECSYLVTTSSGQGDKAKTEISIKELIRARHKIAKFVGFVDGIGWLVRKGDLERMVSAYDHVFTFHEDEIDRFRKLLEETMGCSKKYD; encoded by the coding sequence ATGCCTAAAAAGGATCCGAGAATAGCTGTTGTGGAGAACAAAAATACATATTTCTATTACAACCCAACTTTTGAACAGCATAATGAAGCCAATATCACGGCACTTAGAGAAACTTTGGTTATACTGCACAAAAACCTGAAGGGGAAAGAAAAGAAAGAAGATATTATTGTAATATTTGAAGACTTGCTAAGGACAAAAGAGTACGGTCTCAAGGCGCTTCAGGCTTTAACAGGCGTTTCCAATGAGTTGTTCTTGAGAATAATAACGCTTATCAGAATAGTTAATGATAAGGAACTCAACGATTTGACGTATAAGAAGTCATGGTGTACAAAAGAGGAAGTTGATGAAATTATAGAATGGAAAACGGATAGAGTTAAGTCGATGCTGAAAACGAATACACACTTTGTAAAGGGAGTTATCAGACTCTTTTTCGAAGGAGCATCAACTCCATATTTAGCTAAGACATTACCTCTATTTGAATTACAGAAATTCAAAATGGGAAAACTAAATTTTGACCTTGAACAGTTATTGGATACTATTGTGCGATACAAAGAGAAGGGAAGTTATTCAGGTAAAAAGGACAATAATCCGGAGCAGCTTCTTGAAAGGCTTCTTGATTCAATGAGTATAAGCTTCGAAAAAGGTGATTTAACAGACATAGTAATAGATTCTCCCTTTACAAAGCGTAGAATGGACTTCATTATACCAGATAAAAACGCCCCGAGGTTAATAGTTGAATGTTCGTATTTAGTTACAACTTCCTCGGGACAAGGGGATAAGGCTAAAACTGAAATCTCAATTAAGGAACTTATTAGAGCCCGGCATAAAATCGCGAAGTTCGTGGGATTTGTAGATGGTATTGGATGGCTCGTTAGAAAAGGTGACCTTGAAAGAATGGTCTCAGCATATGATCACGTTTTTACATTTCATGAGGATGAAATAGATAGATTTCGAAAACTTCTTGAGGAAACAATGGGGTGCTCAAAAAAATATGACTAA